The following are encoded together in the Populus trichocarpa isolate Nisqually-1 chromosome 5, P.trichocarpa_v4.1, whole genome shotgun sequence genome:
- the LOC7494726 gene encoding psbP domain-containing protein 3, chloroplastic isoform X2, with amino-acid sequence MACISSLNSLSQRPFNPNFSSFSSTKPSLYILKSKLNTNIPAPSTPLSCSRRRNQHQHVLCCNNNYKQEEELLFCLGEVPRGAGTKRREALFNMVFTAFTFPAIASTALAATEDSRVYTDDANKFKISIPQGWQVGAGEPSGYKSVTAFYPEEASNSSVSVVITGLGPDFTRLESFGKVDAFAETLVGGLDRSWQRPPGVAAKLIDSKAANGLYYIEYTLQNPGESRRHLLSALGVTFNGWYNRLYTVTGQFVDEESEKFGTEIRKAVSSFRFI; translated from the exons ATGGCTTGTATTTCTTCACTGAACTCTCTGTCTCAACGTCCTTTCAATCCCAATTTCTCATCTTTCTCTTCCACCAAGCCGAGTCTTTACATTCTAAAATCCAAGCTTAACACTAACATTCCTGCTCCTTCAACTCCTTTAAGCTGCAGCAGACGCAGAAACCAACATCAACATGTTCTCTGCTGCAACAACAACtacaaacaagaagaagaactgCT TTTTTGCCTTGGAGAAGTACCACGTGGAGCTGGAACTAAAAGAAGAGAAGCTTTATTCAATATGGTATTTACTGCTTTTACTTTCCCTGCAATTGCCTCTACTGCATTGGCAGCCACAG AGGATTCACGTGTTTATACCGATGATGCGAACAAGTTTAAGATATCTATTCCCCAAG GCTGGCAAGTAGGTGCAGGAGAACCAAGTGGATACAAATCCGTCACTGCTTTCTATCCAGAAGAAGCTTCTAATTCAAGTG TCAGCGTTGTGATCACCGGGCTTGGTCCAGATTTTACTAGATTGGAATCATTTGGCAAAGTTGATGCCTTTGCTGAGACTCTG GTGGGTGGATTGGACAGGAGCTGGCAGAGGCCCCCGGGCGTGGCAGCAAAACTTATAGACTCTAAAGCTGCTAATG GGCTTTACTACATCGAGTATACGCTGCAAAATCCAGGCGAAAGTCGCAGACATTTGCTTTCAGCACTTGGAGTTACATTCAATGGTTGGTACAACAGACTATATACGGTGACAGGGCAG TTTGTCGATGAAGAATCAGAGAAATTCGGCACCGAGATCAGGAAG GCTGTTTCGTCCTTCAGGTTCATTTGA
- the LOC7494725 gene encoding uncharacterized protein LOC7494725, with protein sequence MSMCLSLFEKEKQMISSSPWKQKTRNLLYCLFHLFSCPPPLPLLYKSLTFPFCCIHSPAHRSICILSLFVSFPFYLIISRSLFYHHFQSEFFMETVELKVEMVGIHEKRLRKCLSKLKGIEKVEVDVSSQKVMVTGYVHRNKILKAIRRGGLKADFWSTQDELLSVYASASYGSLRFNNFNFF encoded by the exons ATGTCTATGTGTCTGTCTctctttgaaaaagaaaagcagatGATTTCATCGAGTCCTTGGAAGCAGAAGACTAGAAACCTACTTTATTGTTTATTCCATCTTTTTTCATGTCCCCCCCCTCTCCCCCTGCTATATAAGAGCCTGACATTCCCCTTCTGTTGCATTCATTCTCCAGCTCATCGTTCCATTTGTATCCTGTCCTTGTttgtttctttccctttttatcTCATCATCTCTAGATCATTATTCTATCATCATTTCCAATCAGAATTCTTCATGGAG ACTGTCGAATTGAAGGTGGAGATGGTTGGCATACATGAGAAAAGACTGAGGAAATGCCTGTCAAAATTGAAAG GAATAGAGAAAGTGGAGGTGGATGTTAGTAGTCAGAAAGTGATGGTCACTGGATATGTACACCGGAACAAAATACTTAAAGCCATAAGAAGAGGTGGTCTTAAAGCTGATTTCTGGTCCACCCAAGATGAGCTTCTCAGTGTTTATGCAAGTGCAAGTTATGGAAGCTTGAGATTCAACAACTTCAACTTCTTCTGA
- the LOC7485663 gene encoding uncharacterized protein LOC7485663 has protein sequence MAYQAIPGPSSGSSSSSGFQYMNSPFGDTTYTKVFVGGLAWETQSETMRRYFEQFGDILEAVVITDKNTGRSKGYGFVTFREPDAARRACADPTPIIDGRRANCNLASLGRPRPPLPYGRPRPAAPYITSVQTPRGTYVGSFGYQQPVSYGYQQGLMYNPYGYAAYGPEYVYQQGAYNPYATGHQYLQIYGVPGTVNSGMYPYGQLSQNVPGGHGYTSMPGYAVPGHQIVQFGGPSVNAITTSSMPTIQAPYHTGIAAAVPAQSQFIVPAPSPQYMQGSGSDQTTG, from the exons ATGGCCTATCAAGCGATTCCGGGACCTAGCTCGGGATCGAGTTCAAGCTCAGGGTTTCAATACATGAATTCTCCATTTGGGGATACTACTTATACTAAGGTCTTTGTTGGGGGGCTTGCTTGGGAGACTCAGAGCGAGACCATGCGTCGTTATTTCGAGCAGTTTGGTGATATTCTTGAGGCTGTTGTCATCACTGATAAGAACACTGGCCGATCAAAAGGCTATGGTTTT GTGACTTTCCGAGAACCAGACGCAGCTAGGAGAGCCTGTGCTGATCCTACTCCGATTATCGATGGTAGACGGGCTAATTGTAATTTGGCTTCACTTGGGAGACCTCGGCCACCTCTGCCTTATg GACGTCCGAGACCAGCTGCCCCGTACATTACAAGTGTGCAAACCCCCAGAGGGACTTATGTTGGAAGTTTTGGCTACCAACAACCAGTTTCTTATGGCTACCAACAAGGCTTGATGTATAATCCATATGG CTATGCGGCATATGGACCTGAATACGTTTATCAACAG GGTGCTTACAACCCTTATGCTACTGGCCATCAGTACCTTCAGATATATGGAGTTCCTGGAACAGTTAACTCAGGCATGTATCCTTATGGGCAGTTGAGTCAAAATGTTCCTGGAGGTCATGGTTATACATCAATGCCAGGATATGCTGTGCCAGGTCATCAGATTGTGCAGTTTGGTGGACCAAGTGTCAATGCAATAACAACTTCGTCTATGCCAACAATTCAAGCACCATATCATACAG GTATAGCTGCAGCTGTTCCAGCACAATCACAGTTTATTGTTCCTGCTCCTTCTCCTCAGTATATGCAAGGTAGCGGTTCTGACCAAACCACTGGGTGA
- the LOC18099713 gene encoding AT-hook motif nuclear-localized protein 10, producing MPGSETGVMTSREPFSVTGLQQKTAVQSQPFIQNMRLDFGTDGTAVYKPISTVTTTSAVSPTYPPGGGEGPAGGAVVSPHGIDVNMGGGIGGESMKRKRGRPRKYGPDGTMALALASAPQSVAVTQPTSTATGGGFSSPPAQTHPLVSPPPPPPPPGSDIGIVGDAGVVSSSPVTLGGSVSPTGVKKARGRPPGSSKKQQLNALGSAGFGFTPHVITVKAGEDISSKVMSFSQHGPRAVCILSANGAISNVTLRQQATSGGTVTYEGRFEILALSGSYLPSENGGQRSRSGGLSVCLSGPDGRVLGGTVAGLLVAAAPVQVVVGSFIADGRKESKTANHTEPSSATSRLPPRGGSTGVSSPPSRGTLSESSGGPGSPLNQSTGACNNSNPQGMSSMPWE from the exons ATGCCGGGATCGGAGACAGGAGTGATGACAAGCAGGGAGCCTTTTAGCGTGACAGGACTCCAACAAAAAACAGCGGTACAATCACAGCCGTTTATACAAAACATGCGTTTAGACTTCGGTACTGACGGTACTGCTGTTTACAAACCGATATCCACCGTCACTACCACTTCCGCGGTGTCACCTACCTACCCGCCTGGAGGAGGGGAAGGACCGGCTGGTGGGGCGGTGGTATCTCCTCACGGGATTGATGTGAATATGGGAGGAGGGATTGGAGGAGAgtcaatgaaaagaaagagagggagacCAAGGAAGTATGGGCCAGATGGCACTATGGCATTAGCTCTTGCATCTGCACCTCAGTCTGTTGCTGTAACCCAACCAACAAGTACAGCCACTGGAGGTggtttctcttctcctccagcTCAGACTCACCCTCttgtttctcctcctcctcctcccccacCTCCTGGATCTGATATTGGTATCGTTGGTGATGCTGGTGttgtttcttcttcccctgtcaCTCTAGGAGGATCAGTGTCGCCAACTGGGGTGAAGAAAGCCAGAGGCAGACCTCCTGGTTCCAGCAAAAAACAGCAACTTAATGCTCTGG gATCAGCTGGGTTTGGATTCACTCCACATGTTATCACTGTGAAAGCTGGAGAG GATATTTCGTCGAAAGTTATGTCATTTTCTCAGCATGGTCCAAGGGCTGTTTGTATATTGTCAGCAAATGGTGCCATATCTAACGTAACTCTTCGCCAACAGGCCACATCTGGAGGAACTGTAACTTATGAG GGAAGATTTGAAATTCTGGCACTTTCTGGTTCATACCTGCCATCAGAAAATGGGGGTCAAAGGAGCAGATCTGGAGGTTTAAGCGTGTGTTTATCTGGCCCAGATGGACGGGTGCTAGGTGGTACTGTAGCTGGTCTTCTAGTGGCTGCAGCCCCAGTACAG GTAGTTGTGGGTAGTTTCATTGCTGATGGTCGCAAGGAATCGAAGACAGCAAACCACACTGAACCATCATCTGCAACATCAAGGCTTCCTCCAAGAGGTGGATCGACTGGGGTGAGCAGCCCACCATCACGTGGGACTCTCAGTGAATCATCAGGTGGTCCTGGGAGTCCACTGAACCAGAGTACTGGAGCCTGCAATAACAGTAACCCACAAGGCATGTCAAGCATGCCTTGGGAATAA
- the LOC7494726 gene encoding psbP domain-containing protein 3, chloroplastic isoform X3, with protein MVFTAFTFPAIASTALAATGVAEDSRVYTDDANKFKISIPQGWQVGAGEPSGYKSVTAFYPEEASNSSVSVVITGLGPDFTRLESFGKVDAFAETLVGGLDRSWQRPPGVAAKLIDSKAANGLYYIEYTLQNPGESRRHLLSALGVTFNGWYNRLYTVTGQFVDEESEKFGTEIRKAVSSFRFI; from the exons ATGGTATTTACTGCTTTTACTTTCCCTGCAATTGCCTCTACTGCATTGGCAGCCACAG GCGTGGCAGAGGATTCACGTGTTTATACCGATGATGCGAACAAGTTTAAGATATCTATTCCCCAAG GCTGGCAAGTAGGTGCAGGAGAACCAAGTGGATACAAATCCGTCACTGCTTTCTATCCAGAAGAAGCTTCTAATTCAAGTG TCAGCGTTGTGATCACCGGGCTTGGTCCAGATTTTACTAGATTGGAATCATTTGGCAAAGTTGATGCCTTTGCTGAGACTCTG GTGGGTGGATTGGACAGGAGCTGGCAGAGGCCCCCGGGCGTGGCAGCAAAACTTATAGACTCTAAAGCTGCTAATG GGCTTTACTACATCGAGTATACGCTGCAAAATCCAGGCGAAAGTCGCAGACATTTGCTTTCAGCACTTGGAGTTACATTCAATGGTTGGTACAACAGACTATATACGGTGACAGGGCAG TTTGTCGATGAAGAATCAGAGAAATTCGGCACCGAGATCAGGAAG GCTGTTTCGTCCTTCAGGTTCATTTGA
- the LOC7494726 gene encoding psbP domain-containing protein 3, chloroplastic isoform X4 — translation MVFTAFTFPAIASTALAATEDSRVYTDDANKFKISIPQGWQVGAGEPSGYKSVTAFYPEEASNSSVSVVITGLGPDFTRLESFGKVDAFAETLVGGLDRSWQRPPGVAAKLIDSKAANGLYYIEYTLQNPGESRRHLLSALGVTFNGWYNRLYTVTGQFVDEESEKFGTEIRKAVSSFRFI, via the exons ATGGTATTTACTGCTTTTACTTTCCCTGCAATTGCCTCTACTGCATTGGCAGCCACAG AGGATTCACGTGTTTATACCGATGATGCGAACAAGTTTAAGATATCTATTCCCCAAG GCTGGCAAGTAGGTGCAGGAGAACCAAGTGGATACAAATCCGTCACTGCTTTCTATCCAGAAGAAGCTTCTAATTCAAGTG TCAGCGTTGTGATCACCGGGCTTGGTCCAGATTTTACTAGATTGGAATCATTTGGCAAAGTTGATGCCTTTGCTGAGACTCTG GTGGGTGGATTGGACAGGAGCTGGCAGAGGCCCCCGGGCGTGGCAGCAAAACTTATAGACTCTAAAGCTGCTAATG GGCTTTACTACATCGAGTATACGCTGCAAAATCCAGGCGAAAGTCGCAGACATTTGCTTTCAGCACTTGGAGTTACATTCAATGGTTGGTACAACAGACTATATACGGTGACAGGGCAG TTTGTCGATGAAGAATCAGAGAAATTCGGCACCGAGATCAGGAAG GCTGTTTCGTCCTTCAGGTTCATTTGA
- the LOC7494726 gene encoding psbP domain-containing protein 3, chloroplastic isoform X1, which translates to MACISSLNSLSQRPFNPNFSSFSSTKPSLYILKSKLNTNIPAPSTPLSCSRRRNQHQHVLCCNNNYKQEEELLFCLGEVPRGAGTKRREALFNMVFTAFTFPAIASTALAATGVAEDSRVYTDDANKFKISIPQGWQVGAGEPSGYKSVTAFYPEEASNSSVSVVITGLGPDFTRLESFGKVDAFAETLVGGLDRSWQRPPGVAAKLIDSKAANGLYYIEYTLQNPGESRRHLLSALGVTFNGWYNRLYTVTGQFVDEESEKFGTEIRKAVSSFRFI; encoded by the exons ATGGCTTGTATTTCTTCACTGAACTCTCTGTCTCAACGTCCTTTCAATCCCAATTTCTCATCTTTCTCTTCCACCAAGCCGAGTCTTTACATTCTAAAATCCAAGCTTAACACTAACATTCCTGCTCCTTCAACTCCTTTAAGCTGCAGCAGACGCAGAAACCAACATCAACATGTTCTCTGCTGCAACAACAACtacaaacaagaagaagaactgCT TTTTTGCCTTGGAGAAGTACCACGTGGAGCTGGAACTAAAAGAAGAGAAGCTTTATTCAATATGGTATTTACTGCTTTTACTTTCCCTGCAATTGCCTCTACTGCATTGGCAGCCACAG GCGTGGCAGAGGATTCACGTGTTTATACCGATGATGCGAACAAGTTTAAGATATCTATTCCCCAAG GCTGGCAAGTAGGTGCAGGAGAACCAAGTGGATACAAATCCGTCACTGCTTTCTATCCAGAAGAAGCTTCTAATTCAAGTG TCAGCGTTGTGATCACCGGGCTTGGTCCAGATTTTACTAGATTGGAATCATTTGGCAAAGTTGATGCCTTTGCTGAGACTCTG GTGGGTGGATTGGACAGGAGCTGGCAGAGGCCCCCGGGCGTGGCAGCAAAACTTATAGACTCTAAAGCTGCTAATG GGCTTTACTACATCGAGTATACGCTGCAAAATCCAGGCGAAAGTCGCAGACATTTGCTTTCAGCACTTGGAGTTACATTCAATGGTTGGTACAACAGACTATATACGGTGACAGGGCAG TTTGTCGATGAAGAATCAGAGAAATTCGGCACCGAGATCAGGAAG GCTGTTTCGTCCTTCAGGTTCATTTGA